Genomic segment of Streptomyces sp. NA02950:
TGACAGCTCATCGCGGAGCGGTCCCATGCCGCCAGGACTTCAGCCCAGGCGGCACCGGCCACTCCCCGCTCACCGCTATGGTCGGCAACCGCGCGGTCCGTCTACAGATGGTCCAGCACTACAACACGCGGCCATGAGCCGCGACGGGCGTGAGGCCGTTACGCCACCGGTCCTGGCGCGGGGCCCGGGGCTGCCCGACGAGCCGCGTGCGCCGCTGCCGGGAGTTTCCTTGATGCGCGGTTGTGGGGGAAGGCACGGGGTCTGCCGTGGCCTTATCCGTTGGTGTGTCATCTGCTCGATACGGCGGCTATGGCTGGTCGGTTGTGGGATGTGATGCTGGGGCATCGGTCCCGGCGGCGGATCGCTGAGTGCCTGGAGTTGGATGAGGGTGCGTCGCGGCGGTTGGTGGGTTGTTGGGCTTGTTTGCATGACTTGGGGAAGGTTACTCCGCCGTTCCAGAGCATGGTGGGGGACCGGTTCCACTCGGCGTCGGCTCGGGCCACCGCCCGATGGTTTGTGCCCCACCGCAGGTCGGGTCGGTCTCCGAACGAAGCGTGTGCTACTCCGGCGAACAGGCCGGACGGGGTGGGACGCCCGGTCATCCGCAGCAGGTAGCGGGCCACAGAAAGTGCCGCACGGCGGGTCTGCCGCGGCTCCGGGGCATCTGAGGCCCGCAGGTGCTGGACTTGCCGGGCGAGTCCTGGGCTGGCGTAGCTGATCGCCTCGGAGACGGCGGCGGTCGCCCAGACCCGTCGCAGCCATTCCACCTGCTGATAGACCTGGCCGTCAGCGGTGCCGCTCAGGTTCGGCCACGCTGGCAGGGACAGCGAGCCGTGGGGGACCGACCGGATCAACGCCCAGTCCATCGCGCGATAGCCCCTCGCGGCGATATCTGTTGACCTCACGTGGCCTTCCCGGAGTCGTAGTTCGGTGCTGACAGCCGGACGCCACCTGGCGGTGATACCCCGCCAGGAAGCGCCCGGCCGACCGAGGGTCAGACGGCGCTGATGCAGGTCGTCTTCTGGCAAGTGGAACCGCAGTTGTCGTCGGTCATGTTGACCAGACCGGCGGGGTCCGCGATCTCCAGCAGGGTGATGTCGAGGACGAAGCCGTCCGGCTCGTCCGCTGTCTGGGTCAAAGCGAGGTCGCGCGGCGATGTACTGCTCGTCGTCGTTGCCATCTCTGTTCCTCCAGTAGGGAATGGATGTGCTCTTGCCGACCTGGCCCCCGATGGGTGGTGCGTTCAAGGCCAGGAGATGAGAATTAGGACATGCCGCTCGGAGATGCCTCGCCCCCGGGGAGCTGGTCGTCCGGGACGGCCAGCGAGTGGGCTCGGATGACATGGCTGGGAACGCCCCACCATCCGGTATTACGCAGACGTGTCGCCTCATCGTGTTCGGGCAGCCACTCAGCCATGGGACGGTCCTCCTTCCGGTGGTTCGAGGTATCAGTTCACAAGGTCTGACGTTCAGCAGCCGACCTTGGCGATCGCGTTCCGGTCGCTGCCGCGTACTCCTCCGTTAGCTCAACTGACCGAAGTCGTAGCGGCATTGGGGCAGGTCAGCTGCTGCGTCGCAACGTCTAGGCAAGGTGCCTGCCCCTTCCGCTTCCACGCGCCGGACCGGCCGCCCCCGTCAGGTCTCGACGGACAGGTGGTTGAGATTGTCCGAAAGCCAGTCACTGTCGACGTGAGCCGGATGACGTGGTGGTCCGACTCAATGAGCGGTACCTGATCACGTCCATGCCCGAGACCGTGTACACGGGCCGCTTCCCTCTTCGTCAGGTTGATTCGACGGCGGGTAACCGCACATGCAGCAGCGCGCTCTCGACGTCACGCCGTAAGGGGGTCGTGGTGGAGCCGACCGGGCGGAAGCGGTCAATGACGTCGAGGAGCGCCAGCAGGTCGCCCACGGCCGTGGCGAGGCAGGCTGTGTGCCATATCCGGAGCTGGTAGTGGGGATGGTGTACGGCGGTGGCTGTGATGGTCGTGCGCGCGATAAGAGTGGACAACTCCTGGCGCGTGGTGGATGGCGGGAGGGGCCCACGTTGGGCCCGGTCGGCTAGTTGATGAGCTGCCGCGTTGAGCTGGTCGATGACCTGATCCAGTGCGCCAGGCGTTGGTGAGAGTCGTGCGTTCCACCAGGTGCGTGCCTGGCGTACTGCCTCTCGGATCTCGTCTGTGTGAAGGCCCTTCAGGTTCGGGGCTGGTTCGGGAAGGCGGCGCGGGGCTGGGTTGGTTTGCTTCACTGCATCTCGACGCACGGTCAGCCGCCGGTGAGTACCGCGCTCCAGCAAGCCCTCTTCGAGCAGGAGGCGCAGTGCGATGGCCAGCGGCTTCTTTCCCGTGACCAGGATGCGGCACAGTTCCCGTCGGTCCGGCAGTGCTGTGCCGGTACTGAAGGCGCCGCCCGCTGCCAGTTCGCGTAGGTGTTGGGCGAGTTGGCGGGGCCGGTCGTTGAGAGGGTGTGCACCGGGGACTCGGGCGCGACCGTTGGCCTGCTGCTCGATCACGCTTGTGTCCGCAAGGTCAGCCAGGGCCAGATGGACGCTTTGGAGAGGGAGGGCCAGGTCCGCGGCGATCCGGCCAGGTGCCAGGACCGCACCGGGAGGGTAGGTACCTGCCTTGATCCGTTGCTCGATCCGCTGGGCGACATCTGCGACCGGCACGAACGGAGGCAGGGTGTCCGCCAGTGTGCGTAGGAGGTCTCGTGCATTGCCCACGCGTACGATCAGCTTTTCGTACGACGCATCGGTCGGGTTCGGAGGGTGGGTGACCGCCTCGATCAGCCGGGACCATCGGGCCTGGTCCGCTGGTGAACCGGCTGCGGCTTCTCGGCGGCACTCGGCCAGCGGCACCCACGGGTCGGTGTGTCGGTCGATGAGGGCGTGGCCTTCGATGACGGCGGCAGATGAGCTCGCGGACCTTGCGCCGCCGATCCGCCCCAGGCGCAGCAGGTCAGCGCGCAACGCACGACGGGTGCCTGCGGAGTCCGAGGGTGTGGAGCTGGATTCTGCTGTTTGCCTCTGCACCTCGCCGCTCATGCTGCCGCCTTCTCCCCATGTGCGGTGGTCGCCACGCGGCGGGGTGGGACGACCTCCAGATCAGGCCTGATCTCGCCGGTGTCGTCGAAGAGCAGGACACCGTTGCACAGCAGTGTCCAGCCCTGTTCTAAACGGATGGCGATGGGGTGGGCGGCGTCCGCGTCGGTGGCGTCGGCCGCAGGGCACCTTGGGGTGTGCGGGCACATGGGGCTGGTCCTTCCTGCGGGGTGGGGAACGTCGTGCGGTGGTTGGAGATCGGCTGACGAGGGGCTCCGCGGAGACGCTGTACTGCCAATGAAGGAGTCGTCGAGGGAGATGGGCAGGTGCGCCAGGATCTACGTCACTTCGCTGTCTTGGTAGCTCGTCTCCAGTGAGCCGTGGGCGGCCAGGACTCCGTTGAGGCTCGGGTAGTGGTGTGTGCCCATGACGTACTCGGGCATCGGGGGCGTAACACGGAAGGTGTGCACGCCGGTTCACCTGATCCGGGCACCGGTCCCGTGATCCATGGCGCAGGACACGCAGACCGGTGGGCGGGCCGTTGACGGGCGGATGGGGGTTGCAGGGTCAATGGGGCTCCATCCACAGCACACCCAGCTCATTGGTTTCGGCCTCCAGCTCGCACACATGGCACAGCATCTGCTCCATTGCCAGCCGCTGAGGGCGCGGATGAACCCCGGCCGGGCTCGGGTTCGCCCTGCCTACGCGGTGGGCACGGCGGACACAGATGTCTCCTCGATGTGGTCCAGGGGATGGGTTAGGGGATGGCCGTGGCCGGCCGCCACTCGGTGACTGCGGGCGAGGGCGGCCGGGGCACCAGCTCCCAGCGATGGTGGATGGGCAGTGGCGCCGTCCTTTCCGGGGGTGTCCCGGGGCTGCCATAGGGGCGGGTGTATGGCGTCCGCACCGGGACAGAGAGGACCCACGTAGAGAGGCCGCCGGTGCGTCGATTCCGGTCCGCACCGGCGACCGGCTTCAGGGAACGGTGCCTCGAAGGGTTGCCAGCAGACGCTGGGCGGGATCGATATCGATGGTGCCGAGCTGGATGGCAGGCTCTTGATTGCATCGGATGCAGTCCGGGTGGGCGTACAGATCGACAAGAAGGCAACCGGTGACGGCCTTGTACGCGTCGGAGAGCAGGTCACGAACTCGCACCTGGTGGGCCCACCTGGCCGCGCATTCCCTCGCGTCGGCTCCGGCTTCGACTTCGTCCCGTGGGGCGCCGAGCAGGATGGCGAGTCGCGCGGCGGTGGGAACGGAGACCTCTCCGAGCATGATGCGACCGCTGTCCACCTTCAGGTCAGGCACGTCCAGGTCGTGCGCGAGGAACCCCCTTCGCAGTCGCCGGGCAACCTTGAAGGTCTCTCGCATGCCTTTGCGGATCAATCGGGCCAGCTCAACGGCCTCAGCAGAGGTGACGGTACTGAGCCCGATGAGAGGGCCGTGCAGTCCGATCGCGGGACATGGACCGTTGATCCCCGCCTGTTGCAGAGCGGAGCGTAGCTCGTGCGCAGCCATCACGAGAGCCGCTCGGTCATTAGACGGGGGCAGGCTGTTCATGCGGACCTCCGTTGGGCAGGGCAGTGCAGAGGGCTCGCCGTCTGACCGTGAAGCACGCGGACCGGGCTGAGAGCGGACAAGACGCGTGGGGAGGAGCCAGTGCAGGTATCGACGAGGTCCAGGCACGAGACCGGGTGGACGATGAGCCACACAGGGCGCTCGTTACTACCAAGACGTGCGGTGTAGGGGATGTCCTTGTGCAGATTGTGGACGGCGGCGCCCGCGCCTTGGTGGTCGCCGAGCCATGCCCAGACGATGCCGAAGGAGTCGCGATCCAGATTGACGGCGATGTTCCGTACGTTCGTCCTGAGCCAGGTGATCGTGCGGCCGGGGAAGCCCGTCGTTGTGCTCAGTGCCACGGCGTCGCGCTGGCCTGGTTCCGTGTAGATGACCTGGCACCAGTAGCCGCGGGGCATGGTCATACTGACCACCATTCCTCGACCGAGGTGGAGCCAGCTGTGTCTGCTGCCTCGGCTCTCAGCACCTCGAGGACGTCTTCGGTGAGCAGTGCCAGTCGGCGCACGTATCCTCGGGCTGATGCGAAATTAGCGGGCAGGGTGTGAAGGTCAAGCTGGCGAGCTCGGTTCGCGAACACCGTGAGATCCGGACTTTGGACTCTGGCGGCACGCTGGACCAGCATGTTCAGCAACTGGTGCAGGTGGCGGTGGATGCGCGGTGCCAGTCCTTGAACGTCCTCCATGGTGAGCAGGGCGGACTGCAAGCCGATGGCCGTGTCCAGGTCGTCGTCGATTCCCTCGTCGGAGACGAACGACTTGTGCAGAGCGGTGATCAACGCATGGACGGTTGCCGCTGGGACGAGCCGGGCAGGCTCGACGTTTAGATTCCGGCGCTGGCGGCTCGAGATCTCACCCGTGCAGAGGACTGGTACGACGGACTGCGGGAGACTCTCGAGCTCTCCCGCTGCTTGGGAACGGTGACGTTCCATCGTGTCTGTACGCTGCAGGGCGGCTGTCACGATATTCACCTCCTGTTCTGCGCCGGATGCCATTCTTCGGAACCACGGCACTCGTAGACTCGGTGACGCGATGTCAGGCCTCTAGCCATTGAGAAGCTTGTTGGCCGTTCGAGTTCAGCAAGATTCCCCCCTGGCGCCACGAGCGGACAACCTTGATGCATCACTGATCAGTGACTTTGGAAGGCGTCAAGTTACTGATTCGGGCGCTTCACTGTAAAGAGATCGCTGTTTTGAACGCATAGCCGATAGGACGTCACTACCCTTTCTGAGTAAAGAGCCAGCTGAGGGGGAAATCGTGGACGTGAAGCCGCACCGTCCGTCATGCGCCAAGCAGCTAAGGGAGATGGCCTATCGGCGTGGCGAGTCCCCCCGCCAGGTGGCGCAAGCCATCCGGGTTCACTGCTCGGTAACCTCGCTGCGTGCCCAGCGCCTGGCCCGGGGGCTGACCCTGAAGGAAGTCGCTGACGGTCTGAATACCCTGAGCAAGGGGCGTGCAGACGCTCCAAGGGTGGATGGTGATCAGCTTGGGCACTGGGAGACTGGTCGGCACCAACCGCGCCCTGCCACCGTCGGACTGCTCTGCGAGTACTACGGGTGTGGATCCCAGGATTTGGGGTTTGGGCCCGCAGCCGCAGCCGTCCAGGATTCGTCGAGTACTGCTGTTCCTGTTGATCCGCTAGTTGCACCCCCGGTCTCGCCGGGGCCGTTCGTGGCCGGGTCTTTCGAACAGCAAGTGGACGCGGCACGACGGTCGGTGGACCGCACGCTGGCGGTTGGTACTGTCAGTGCGACCCAGCTGGATCTGTTGGATGAGCAGGTGCTCTGGGCACGCGAGCAATATGTCTACACGCCACCTGCGCCGATGATCGCAGTGCTCCTCGGCCACTTGTCGGAGGTAGAGGACCTGGCAGTGAGCCGGCAGCCAGCTGCCGTCCAGGTCCGGCTGTCGGAGTTGACTGCCATGCTCGCCACCTTGATTGCTGATGCCCTGATGAAGCTGGGACAACTGCCCCGATCGCAGTCCTGGTACGCCACGGCGCGCAACGCGGCGGATGACAGCGGCAATACCGAGGTGCGGGCAAGGGTGAGGGCACAGGCCGCGATGCTGCCCTTCTACTATGGTCCGCTGGAGGCAGCGGTCAGTCTGTCCCGGGAGGCTCGGATCATATGCCGCGGTCGGCCCAGCGCCACTGCGGCATTCGCGTCAGCGGCTGAGGCACGCGCCTTGGCGAAGCTGGGTGATGTCGAGGGTGCGGATGCTGCGCTCCGGCACGCCACTGCGGCGTTCGAGCAAAGCAAGGCCGGAGGCTCAACAGAGAACGACGCATTCGCCTTTCCCGAGAGAAGGTTTAGGCTTTACGAGAGTGGGACCCTGACAGCTCTGGGTCGCACAGGCCAGGCACGTCGCGTTCAGGAGGCCGCCCTTCGGCTCTACCCGACCAAGACTGGAATCGACCCTGCACTCCTCGGTTTCGAGGCAGCCATCTGCCTGGCTCACGAGGGCAATCCGGTCGAGGCGTGCCAACTGGCTAGCGTCACGTTCCTGAGAATCTCCCCGGAGCACCGCACTCCGATCGTGGAACAGCGAGCTCGCGAGGTCATCGGGGCCCTTCCCTCCGATACGCAGAGAGGTCGAGCTGCACGACAGCTCCACGAGATCCTTGGCCGCCCTCCTGGACAGAGGTGACAGCACCGCCTCTCATCGGTCAGCCTGGACCCCATGACAGAAGCGGCACCTGCCCCTGGCGGGTTCGATGAGTCCGAGATGCATCAGGTCCTGAAACGAGGCTGCGCGACCATCGGCCTTGACTGCTCCGACGCACGCCTCCTTCGAGGGCACACCAATGCGGTCATCCTTCTCGAAAAGGAACATGTCGTCGCCAAGATCGCGCGAAGGGGATCGCGCGTCGATGACGTAGCGCGCACGGTCAAATTCGTCCGCTGGCTTATGGATACTGGATTCCCCACCGTCCCGCTGCTTCTCCCCGACCAGCCCGTCGTCATTGACCGGCACGCCATTACCTTCTGGTCTTACCTACCCCAGCCTGATCATCCGGTTGCTGCAGCCCAGCTCGCCAAGCCTCTTAGCGCCCTCCACGCAATCACCACGCCACCCGTGGCTCTACCGAATCACGACAACCTCACTACGATCCGACGGTCACTCGCGGCGAGCACCTGCCTTCCCGACGAGGGACTGTCGTTTCTGGTCGAGTATGCCGATCAGCTTGAGGCCGACCTTGGTGCGGTGCAGTTCGAGCTACCAGAGGGGGTGATACAGGGCGATCCGCAGCACCGAAACGCCCTCCACACCGTTGAAGGCGAAGCTGTCCTCTGCGACTGGGATACCGTGGCTGTCGGTCAGCCGGAGTGGGATCTGGTCACCCTGGAGGTTCACTGCCGGCGTTTCGGCCACGGACAAGGGCATTACGCGGCCTTCGCCGAGGCCTACGGCTGGGATGTCACACGCTGGTCGGGGTACTGTACGTTGGCCGCCATCCGTGAGCTGCAGATGGTCACCACCAATGCCCGGAAGGTCAACCATGCTCCAAGCAGCTTGCAGGAGGTTGAGCGACGTGTGAACGGGCTTCGTCGTCAGGACAGGTTCGAGCAGTGGAAGCTCCTCTGATGACAAGTCAGGCTCGCCGCCGAGTGGACCGCTTACGCCGGCGTCACCTCCGGTGGTGCCTGAGACCTCCATCGTGTGCAGCCGCCGCATGATCCTTGTGCCTTGGGACATTGACTCAGATACGAGCGCTACCTTCCATTGGTGCTGCACATCGACGGACTTGGGGCTGGCCGGTGACGCAGGTCGGACGAAGCCGCATCCTGACTCCATCGCCATGGACGTGTAAGAGTGCCTGCTGGTGGTACTTAGCCCGATCTATGCTTTTCCCGATCAGATCGCGCAAGGCGTCGTGCTGCGCAGTCGGATCAGCAGGGAGTTCGAGGCGGGATGTCTGTGCATTGAGGCTGATGCACAGAGCGCGAACTGTCATCGCGCAGTGGTCGTGGTGCGCATTGGGAGGTGGATCGGGGAGCGTAGTCGGCGCCGCCGATGGAAGTCAGGGAGTAGGGGCTCAAGGTCCTCGAGTGTCCATGGTGTGCCCCCGTTATTACGCTTCACTCCGCGCTCGGTCAGGGCTGTCAGTAGCTGCTCGGCAGTCGGCTCTTTGCCCTGGAGGTCGCAGTGCTCGTTCCAGATCTCGAAGCAGGGGAAGGCGGCAATGTAACGGCGCAGGGTGCTGGGACTGACCGCTCCGTTACTTCGTCCCTTTATGCCATGGTCGTAGAGCCATCGGGAGAGCTGGGCGCCCTTCGGCGGCTCGCCATGTTTGTCGCGGTAGGCGCACCAGGCGTCGTAGTAGCGGTCCGCCACGGTCTCTGTGGGTGATGGTAGATCACTGTGTCTCTGTTCGGGTGCGGGCTTCTTCGGTGATTCGGCAGTGTCAGGGCGAGGTCCAGTGGGGGCGTCGTTCGCTTCTTGACTGGGTGCCGAGGGAACGTACGGCTTCTCCGGGGGAGCGGGGGAGTGATCTCCATTTGTCGGGTGACGCACGCGGTTTGTCAGCTCGGTGACGTCACCAGTTTGCCGCAGCTGCCCGAACTGGAACGAAGAGGGGAACGTGCCGTTGTCGTCGAGGTGGTGGCGGAAGTCGCCGTAGAACACCTCGTCCAGCGGGATGTCGTTCGGCGTCTCGGCCAACGGTCGCCCTACCGGTTCGTGCTCGGGGTACGGCTCTGGCTCGCGTTGCTCGGGGACGTGGACGCCCTGGCCGTTCAGCACGCTGTGGCCATCGAGCTGCCGCCCCCGGGCGCCGACTGGCAGCACCACGTCCTCGTTGGCAAGCCTCGGGGCAGGCGCCGCAGACGGAGCTGCGGGACCGGCGCCATCGGCTTTGAGTGTGGGGTGGGTTTCCCGGAAAGCCGGGTCATCACCATCGGCCCGGGTAGCGTCGGCCGCACCCGCCGTCGCCCCCGTGCCCGTGCTCGTGCCGGCCGGAAGCGCGGACGGCAGGACCGCGTTCGTCTCCAGTCCGGCCGCGGCCAGCCCCGCCGGGGCGGTGTCCCTCAGCGGTACCCCGTACCGCGCGAGCCGCAGCGGCATCAGCGACTCGACGGGCGCCTTGCGGCGCCAGGCGCGCCCGTAGCGGGCCCGCAGCCGGGCGCGGTAGACCAGCCGGTCCTGCTCCAGCTTGATGACCTCGTCGTAACTGCGCAGCTCCCACAGCTTCATCCGGCGCCAGAGCCGGAAGGTGGGCACCGGCGCGAGCAGCCAACGGGCGATGCGGACCGACTCCATATGCCGGTCGGCGGTGATGTCGGCGATCCGGCCGACCGCGTGCCGGGCCGCCTCGACGGAGACGACGAAGAGCACCGGGATCACGGCGTGCATCCCGACCCCGAGCGGATCCGGCCAGGCGGCGGCGCCGTTGAAGGCGATCGTGGCGGCGGTCAGCAGCCAGGCCGTCTGGCGCAGCAGGGGAAAGGGGATTCGGATCCAGGTGAGCAGCAGATCCAGGGCGAGCAGCACGACGATCCCGGCGTCGATCCCGATGGGAAAGACGTTGGCGAAGTCGCCGAAGCCCTTGTCATGTGCGAGATCGCGTACGGCCGCGTAGGAGCCGGCGAAGCCGATCGCGGCGATCACCACCGCTCCGGCGACGACCACGGCGATTAAGGCCTTGTGGATCCCAGGTGAGGTTGCAGGCACGTGTCCGTTTCCGTCAGTTGCCACCTGCCGCCGCTGCCTCATCAACATCTGACCTTCTTCCTACACCGCGTTTGTGGACGGAGTGTTGATGAGCAGGAGACTGATCAACTGCTCGGTCTCCGGCTCGAGGTCGAGGTCGAGCGTGCGGATGGCCTGCTGGAGTGTGGTGATGGCGGTGTGGAGTCCGCCGCGGTTACCGGCGGCGTGCTCGATGCGCATCCAGTCGCGGTAGAGGAGTTCGGCGGTGGGCTCGACGTCGATTCCCACGGCGATGGCGCGGCGGGCTGCCTCGAGGTCGAGCTCTCCATGAGTGGGGTCGGATCGGTAGGTGGCCAGAGTGTGAGCGACATCGATGATCCGGCTGATCATCTCCTGCTGTAGCGGTGCCGCCCAGGGAAGGTCCCGGCCGCCGAGGGGGCGACCGCGCACCAGGCTCAGAGCTTGCTCCAGGTAGCCTGCCGCGGTGGTGGGTGATGCTGCGGTCAGGCCTCTCTCGGCGAGTTGCTGGAAGATGGTCCAGTCACAGCGAACGGCGGGGGCCAGGCGGTAGCTGTCCGTTCCGCGGGTGCGGCGGGGGACGTAGGGGTTGCCGTCGGCGTCGACCCCCAACTTGTTGCGCAGCCCGTACATGCGGGAATTGAGGGTGCTGGTAGACCAGGGGTTGGCCGGGTCCATGGCTTCGCAGATTCCCGCGGTGTCCCGGTGGGGCCGGAAGTAGAGCAGCACGGCGAGCTCGGTGAGCTTGGGGCCGTGCCCGGAGGCCCCGACGCCGGTTACTTCGAGGGGACCCAGGACCCGGACTTCCGGAGCGTGTAGATCGCGCGCTGTCGGTACCTCCGGCGCGTCATCCGTGGGAGAGCCCGGAGCGGGGGAGTCCCCGGCGTTCCGGTCCGTCGAACTGCCGGGATCCGCGGCGGCGTCGGTGAGCTCGGGCTTAGCGGCCTCGACGTCGGTTCGCTCAGCAGCGGGGCATTCGACCGGGTCGGCGATGTCATCGCTGTCCTGCGGGAGACGGGGGGAAGGCGCGGAGGGGGAGAGGAGCCGTAGCCCCGCTGGGTCGCTGGCGGCTCCGATCAGGGCGGGGAAAGGTCCTTCCGGTGCCTGCTCGTCGTTTCCCGGACCTGCGTCCTCTAGAGCCTCGCCTCCTTGGGCGGGGATGGGGCGGGGCGTGGGCGGCTCCGGCGGTACCTTCTCCCATGCGCCGTCCGCGGGCCGTGACGGCTGCTCGGTGACTTCGAGGGTGGCCACCAGCTGTTCGTAGGCCGTGCTGGAGACGGACTGGACCTGAATCCGCGCGCCGAGCACCTCCAGTTCCTGTGCCTCCTCATCGGTTCCCGCGTTGAGCTGTTCGGCGTTGGGGAAGAGATGGCCGATGCCGCTCTCGGGCAGGACAGCGGCGACCTTCAGGCCCCGGGCCTTGTCGAGGGCGTCGGCCAACTGCCACGCCTCCTCTTCGCTGATGCG
This window contains:
- a CDS encoding FxLD family lanthipeptide, whose product is MATTTSSTSPRDLALTQTADEPDGFVLDITLLEIADPAGLVNMTDDNCGSTCQKTTCISAV
- a CDS encoding phosphotransferase; translation: MTEAAPAPGGFDESEMHQVLKRGCATIGLDCSDARLLRGHTNAVILLEKEHVVAKIARRGSRVDDVARTVKFVRWLMDTGFPTVPLLLPDQPVVIDRHAITFWSYLPQPDHPVAAAQLAKPLSALHAITTPPVALPNHDNLTTIRRSLAASTCLPDEGLSFLVEYADQLEADLGAVQFELPEGVIQGDPQHRNALHTVEGEAVLCDWDTVAVGQPEWDLVTLEVHCRRFGHGQGHYAAFAEAYGWDVTRWSGYCTLAAIRELQMVTTNARKVNHAPSSLQEVERRVNGLRRQDRFEQWKLL
- a CDS encoding GntR family transcriptional regulator, whose product is MSGEVQRQTAESSSTPSDSAGTRRALRADLLRLGRIGGARSASSSAAVIEGHALIDRHTDPWVPLAECRREAAAGSPADQARWSRLIEAVTHPPNPTDASYEKLIVRVGNARDLLRTLADTLPPFVPVADVAQRIEQRIKAGTYPPGAVLAPGRIAADLALPLQSVHLALADLADTSVIEQQANGRARVPGAHPLNDRPRQLAQHLRELAAGGAFSTGTALPDRRELCRILVTGKKPLAIALRLLLEEGLLERGTHRRLTVRRDAVKQTNPAPRRLPEPAPNLKGLHTDEIREAVRQARTWWNARLSPTPGALDQVIDQLNAAAHQLADRAQRGPLPPSTTRQELSTLIARTTITATAVHHPHYQLRIWHTACLATAVGDLLALLDVIDRFRPVGSTTTPLRRDVESALLHVRLPAVEST
- a CDS encoding DUF6415 family natural product biosynthesis protein; this encodes MITALHKSFVSDEGIDDDLDTAIGLQSALLTMEDVQGLAPRIHRHLHQLLNMLVQRAARVQSPDLTVFANRARQLDLHTLPANFASARGYVRRLALLTEDVLEVLRAEAADTAGSTSVEEWWSV
- a CDS encoding helix-turn-helix transcriptional regulator codes for the protein MDVKPHRPSCAKQLREMAYRRGESPRQVAQAIRVHCSVTSLRAQRLARGLTLKEVADGLNTLSKGRADAPRVDGDQLGHWETGRHQPRPATVGLLCEYYGCGSQDLGFGPAAAAVQDSSSTAVPVDPLVAPPVSPGPFVAGSFEQQVDAARRSVDRTLAVGTVSATQLDLLDEQVLWAREQYVYTPPAPMIAVLLGHLSEVEDLAVSRQPAAVQVRLSELTAMLATLIADALMKLGQLPRSQSWYATARNAADDSGNTEVRARVRAQAAMLPFYYGPLEAAVSLSREARIICRGRPSATAAFASAAEARALAKLGDVEGADAALRHATAAFEQSKAGGSTENDAFAFPERRFRLYESGTLTALGRTGQARRVQEAALRLYPTKTGIDPALLGFEAAICLAHEGNPVEACQLASVTFLRISPEHRTPIVEQRAREVIGALPSDTQRGRAARQLHEILGRPPGQR
- a CDS encoding DUF2637 domain-containing protein; amino-acid sequence: MPATSPGIHKALIAVVVAGAVVIAAIGFAGSYAAVRDLAHDKGFGDFANVFPIGIDAGIVVLLALDLLLTWIRIPFPLLRQTAWLLTAATIAFNGAAAWPDPLGVGMHAVIPVLFVVSVEAARHAVGRIADITADRHMESVRIARWLLAPVPTFRLWRRMKLWELRSYDEVIKLEQDRLVYRARLRARYGRAWRRKAPVESLMPLRLARYGVPLRDTAPAGLAAAGLETNAVLPSALPAGTSTGTGATAGAADATRADGDDPAFRETHPTLKADGAGPAAPSAAPAPRLANEDVVLPVGARGRQLDGHSVLNGQGVHVPEQREPEPYPEHEPVGRPLAETPNDIPLDEVFYGDFRHHLDDNGTFPSSFQFGQLRQTGDVTELTNRVRHPTNGDHSPAPPEKPYVPSAPSQEANDAPTGPRPDTAESPKKPAPEQRHSDLPSPTETVADRYYDAWCAYRDKHGEPPKGAQLSRWLYDHGIKGRSNGAVSPSTLRRYIAAFPCFEIWNEHCDLQGKEPTAEQLLTALTERGVKRNNGGTPWTLEDLEPLLPDFHRRRRLRSPIHLPMRTTTTAR
- a CDS encoding DUF5999 family protein codes for the protein MCPHTPRCPAADATDADAAHPIAIRLEQGWTLLCNGVLLFDDTGEIRPDLEVVPPRRVATTAHGEKAAA